A region from the Pseudonocardia petroleophila genome encodes:
- a CDS encoding alkene reductase, which yields MTQKPLPSDSPLLQPVTAGALQAKNRLWMAPLTRNRADADGTPNDLSVEYYRQRAEAGVIISEGSQPSAVGQGYPNTAGAVTDANEAGWTRVAEAVHADGGLLVVQLMHAGRISHTSTIAGETPVSSTATRAAGQIFTVDGQQDHTPPRALATDELPGVAAEFADAARRVVRAGADGVELHAANGYLLHQFLADGVNDRTDSYGGTPENRARFVVEVAKATADAIGADRVGIRLSPGHPFNDITEDDLSVYETLVAQLAELGLAYVHLLAEADDPIVGKLRAVWPGTFVLNTGFGVDDARDEIARLLSDGVADAVAVGRPFLANPDLVTRWTQGADLNEPNQETFYGGGAEGYTDYPRLAG from the coding sequence GTGACTCAGAAGCCGCTCCCGTCCGACAGCCCGCTCCTCCAGCCGGTCACCGCCGGTGCGCTGCAGGCGAAGAACCGCCTCTGGATGGCGCCGCTGACCCGCAACCGCGCCGACGCCGACGGCACCCCGAACGACCTGTCCGTCGAGTACTACCGCCAGCGCGCGGAGGCCGGCGTGATCATCAGCGAGGGCAGCCAGCCGTCCGCGGTGGGCCAGGGCTACCCGAACACCGCCGGTGCCGTGACCGACGCCAACGAGGCCGGTTGGACGCGCGTCGCCGAGGCCGTCCACGCCGACGGCGGCCTGCTCGTGGTGCAGCTCATGCACGCGGGCCGCATCTCGCACACCAGCACGATCGCCGGGGAGACGCCGGTCTCCTCGACCGCCACCCGGGCTGCCGGCCAGATCTTCACCGTCGACGGCCAGCAGGACCACACCCCGCCCCGCGCGCTCGCCACCGACGAGCTGCCCGGCGTGGCCGCCGAGTTCGCCGACGCCGCCCGCCGGGTCGTCCGCGCCGGCGCCGACGGCGTCGAGCTGCACGCCGCCAACGGCTACCTGCTCCACCAGTTCCTCGCCGACGGCGTGAACGACCGCACCGACTCCTACGGCGGCACGCCCGAGAACCGCGCCCGCTTCGTCGTCGAGGTCGCGAAGGCCACCGCCGACGCGATCGGCGCCGACCGCGTCGGCATCCGGCTCTCGCCCGGGCACCCGTTCAACGACATCACCGAGGACGACCTGTCGGTCTACGAGACCCTGGTCGCGCAGCTCGCCGAGCTGGGCCTCGCCTACGTCCACCTGCTCGCCGAGGCCGACGACCCGATCGTCGGCAAGCTGCGCGCCGTGTGGCCGGGCACGTTCGTCCTCAACACCGGCTTCGGCGTGGACGACGCCCGCGACGAGATCGCGCGCCTGCTGTCCGACGGCGTCGCCGACGCCGTGGCGGTCGGGCGCCCGTTCCTGGCCAACCCCGACCTCGTGACGCGCTGGACGCAGGGCGCCGACCTGAACGAGCCGAACCAGGAGACGTTCTACGGCGGCGGCGCCGAGGGCTACACCGACTACCCGCGACTCGCGGGCTGA